The following are encoded in a window of Halorarum salinum genomic DNA:
- a CDS encoding ABC transporter ATP-binding protein gives MALTSDAGREEAAPAVEFDGVSKVYDPEGEALRALDGVEFAVDRGEFVCIVGPSGCGKSTLFRIVAGLENATSGEVTVDGRPVEGPGPDRGMVFQDDALFPWRTVLGNVTYGLEEVGTPGDDTVEGRARHCLDLVGLSEFADAYPKSLSGGQRQRVGIARALAVDPPILLMDEPFASVDERTKATLHAELLDIWEGTEKTVLFVTHDVEEAVYLADRIVVLTDRPGSVAELVPVDRPRPRDRTGEAFTAVEDRVLSHFRD, from the coding sequence ATGGCGCTGACGTCGGACGCGGGCCGGGAGGAGGCCGCCCCGGCGGTCGAGTTCGACGGCGTCTCGAAGGTGTACGATCCCGAGGGCGAGGCGCTTCGGGCCCTCGACGGCGTGGAGTTCGCGGTCGACCGCGGCGAGTTCGTCTGCATCGTCGGGCCGTCAGGTTGTGGCAAGAGCACCCTGTTCCGCATCGTCGCCGGCCTCGAGAACGCGACGTCGGGCGAGGTGACCGTGGACGGGCGGCCGGTCGAGGGGCCCGGCCCCGACCGCGGGATGGTGTTCCAGGACGACGCGCTGTTCCCCTGGCGGACGGTCCTCGGGAACGTCACCTACGGACTCGAGGAGGTGGGGACACCCGGTGACGACACCGTCGAGGGGCGCGCCCGTCACTGTCTGGACCTCGTCGGCCTCTCGGAGTTCGCGGACGCCTATCCGAAGAGTCTCTCGGGCGGTCAGCGCCAGCGCGTCGGCATCGCCCGCGCGCTCGCGGTCGACCCGCCGATCCTGCTCATGGACGAACCGTTCGCCAGCGTCGACGAGCGAACCAAGGCGACGCTCCACGCCGAACTGCTCGACATCTGGGAGGGAACCGAGAAGACCGTCCTCTTCGTCACCCACGACGTGGAGGAGGCCGTCTACCTCGCCGACCGCATCGTGGTGCTCACCGACCGCCCCGGATCGGTCGCGGAGCTCGTTCCGGTCGACCGGCCGCGGCCGCGCGACCGGACCGGCGAGGCGTTCACCGCGGTCGAGGATCGGGTGCTTTCGCACTTCCGCGACTGA
- a CDS encoding pyridoxal phosphate-dependent aminotransferase, whose protein sequence is MTGFSSRVERISISGIREVFEAAGEDAINLGLGQPDFPTPAHAREAAIEAIRDGRTDGYTSNKGTLELREAIAAKHERDQDVAVDPGDVVATSGGSEALHLALEAHVDVGEEVVIPDPGFVSYDALTKLAGGEPVPVPLREDLTLDPATVEEALTEDTAAFVVNSPANPTGAVASEADVREFARIAREHDVLCVSDEVYEHFVFDGTHRSPLEYERENVVVVNACSKAYSMTGWRLGWVTGASDRIERMLRVHQYAQACASAPAQFAAEAALSGPQGVVGEMRDSFERRRDVVLDGLAEAGLECPTPQGAFYAMPRVPDGFVEECIERGVVIVPGEAFGARGAGHARISYATAEADLREALDVMGDAASAVR, encoded by the coding sequence ATGACGGGATTCTCTTCGCGCGTCGAACGGATCTCCATCAGCGGCATCCGCGAGGTGTTCGAGGCGGCCGGCGAGGACGCAATCAACCTGGGGCTCGGCCAGCCCGACTTCCCGACGCCGGCCCACGCGAGGGAGGCGGCGATCGAGGCCATCCGCGACGGCCGCACCGACGGCTACACGTCGAACAAGGGGACGCTCGAACTCCGCGAGGCCATCGCCGCCAAGCACGAGCGCGACCAGGACGTCGCGGTCGACCCCGGCGACGTCGTCGCCACCTCCGGCGGCTCCGAGGCGCTCCACCTCGCGCTGGAGGCCCACGTCGACGTCGGCGAGGAGGTCGTGATCCCCGACCCCGGGTTCGTCTCCTACGACGCGCTGACGAAACTCGCCGGCGGCGAGCCCGTTCCGGTGCCGCTCCGGGAGGACCTCACGCTCGACCCCGCGACCGTGGAGGAGGCCCTCACCGAGGACACGGCGGCGTTCGTGGTCAACTCGCCCGCGAACCCGACGGGGGCGGTCGCGAGCGAGGCGGACGTGCGGGAGTTCGCCCGCATCGCGCGCGAGCACGACGTGCTGTGCGTCTCCGACGAGGTGTACGAGCACTTCGTCTTCGACGGCACGCATCGCTCCCCGCTGGAGTACGAGCGCGAGAACGTCGTCGTCGTCAACGCCTGCTCCAAGGCGTACTCGATGACGGGGTGGCGGCTCGGATGGGTGACGGGCGCGTCGGACCGGATCGAACGGATGCTGCGGGTCCACCAGTACGCGCAGGCCTGCGCGTCCGCCCCGGCACAGTTCGCCGCCGAGGCGGCGCTCTCGGGCCCCCAGGGCGTCGTCGGGGAGATGCGCGACTCGTTCGAGCGCCGTCGCGACGTCGTCCTCGACGGCCTCGCCGAGGCCGGCCTCGAGTGCCCGACCCCGCAGGGTGCCTTCTACGCGATGCCGAGGGTCCCGGACGGGTTCGTCGAGGAGTGCATCGAACGCGGCGTCGTGATCGTCCCGGGCGAGGCGTTCGGCGCCCGCGGCGCGGGCCACGCGCGGATCTCCTACGCGACCGCCGAGGCGGACCTCCGGGAGGCGCTCGACGTCATGGGGGACGCGGCGTCGGCCGTTCGATAG
- a CDS encoding proteasome assembly chaperone family protein, translated as MVEVRTEGDASLENPLLVEGLPGVGLAGKIAADHVRDQSDARYYGELTGEDLPSAAVFTEGDRELHSPVRLFVDEANDLLVLSGDVPLETIDADALAAALTDWLDEVGATPLYLSGLPTQREPDDVPELYGVATGDGGDLLEETGVSSPAADGLIHGPAGALLSAAKDRGRDACGLMVETTPKFPDPEGAHVLVRDGIAPLAGVEIDTDPLVERADEIMEQRQQLAQRIQQASGDDQSRASTTGMFQ; from the coding sequence ATGGTCGAGGTCAGGACCGAGGGCGACGCATCGCTCGAGAACCCGTTGCTCGTGGAGGGGCTCCCCGGCGTCGGACTCGCCGGAAAGATCGCGGCCGACCACGTCCGCGACCAGTCGGACGCCCGCTACTACGGCGAGCTGACGGGGGAGGACCTCCCCTCGGCGGCCGTCTTCACCGAGGGCGACCGCGAACTGCACTCGCCGGTGCGGCTGTTCGTCGACGAGGCGAACGACCTGCTCGTGCTCTCCGGGGACGTGCCCCTCGAGACCATCGACGCCGACGCGCTCGCGGCCGCGCTCACCGACTGGCTCGACGAGGTGGGCGCGACGCCGCTGTACCTGAGCGGCCTCCCCACACAGCGCGAACCGGACGACGTCCCCGAACTCTACGGCGTGGCGACCGGCGACGGGGGCGACCTGCTGGAGGAGACCGGCGTGTCGAGCCCGGCGGCCGACGGCCTCATCCACGGGCCGGCCGGCGCGCTGTTGAGCGCCGCGAAGGACCGCGGGCGGGACGCCTGCGGGCTGATGGTGGAGACCACCCCCAAGTTCCCCGACCCGGAGGGCGCACACGTGCTCGTCCGGGACGGGATCGCGCCGCTCGCGGGCGTGGAGATCGACACAGACCCGCTGGTCGAGCGCGCCGACGAGATCATGGAGCAGCGCCAACAGCTCGCCCAGCGCATCCAGCAGGCCTCCGGGGACGACCAGTCGCGCGCGTCGACGACCGGGATGTTCCAGTGA
- a CDS encoding redox-regulated ATPase YchF yields the protein MLSVALAGKPNAGKSTFYKAATMADVDVGNYPFTTIDANRGVTHVRTECPCLSREERCGNENCRDGKRYVAVELLDVAGLVPGAHEGRGLGNQFLDALTDADVILQVVDAAGATNAEGEPVEVGEYDPVEEVDFVEEEMDQWLAGIVDRNWESIERKSRSPDFDVDESLTELLTGFGATEYDVTAVLRGMEYPEDPIQWTDEHREHLAREVRARTKPIVLVANKADIAPEGNVERLRGTDKPVIPTTADGELALRKAAEAGVVDYDPGDEDFEVVGEVSDAQAAGLERIREVMAEFGGTGVQTALDEAVYGLLDRVTAYPVQNETRWTDARGNVLPDAFLLPRGSGPRDLAYAVHTDIGDGYLHAVNARTDRRIGEDYELAEGDVIKVVSTAN from the coding sequence ATGCTCTCGGTCGCGCTCGCGGGCAAGCCGAACGCCGGTAAGTCCACGTTCTACAAGGCGGCCACGATGGCGGACGTGGACGTCGGCAACTACCCGTTCACCACCATCGACGCGAACCGCGGCGTGACCCACGTCCGCACGGAGTGTCCGTGCCTGAGCCGCGAGGAGCGCTGCGGCAACGAGAACTGCCGCGACGGGAAGCGGTACGTGGCGGTCGAGTTGCTCGACGTCGCGGGGCTGGTTCCCGGCGCCCACGAGGGACGAGGGCTGGGCAACCAGTTCCTCGACGCGCTCACCGACGCGGACGTCATCCTCCAGGTCGTCGACGCCGCGGGCGCGACGAACGCCGAGGGGGAACCCGTCGAAGTCGGCGAGTACGACCCGGTCGAGGAGGTCGACTTCGTCGAGGAGGAGATGGACCAGTGGCTCGCCGGCATCGTCGACCGGAACTGGGAGTCGATCGAGCGGAAGTCGCGCTCGCCGGACTTCGACGTCGACGAGTCCCTGACGGAACTGCTCACCGGGTTCGGCGCGACCGAGTACGACGTGACGGCGGTGCTCCGGGGGATGGAGTACCCGGAGGACCCCATCCAGTGGACCGACGAGCACCGTGAGCACCTCGCGCGCGAGGTGCGCGCGCGGACGAAGCCCATCGTGCTCGTGGCGAACAAGGCCGACATCGCCCCGGAGGGGAACGTCGAACGGCTCCGCGGGACCGACAAGCCGGTGATCCCGACCACGGCCGACGGGGAACTCGCGCTGCGGAAGGCCGCCGAGGCCGGCGTCGTCGACTACGACCCCGGCGACGAGGACTTCGAAGTGGTCGGCGAGGTGAGCGACGCGCAGGCGGCGGGGCTCGAACGCATCCGCGAGGTGATGGCCGAGTTCGGGGGGACGGGCGTCCAGACCGCCCTCGACGAGGCCGTCTACGGCCTCCTCGACCGGGTTACGGCGTACCCGGTCCAGAACGAGACGCGCTGGACCGACGCGCGGGGGAACGTCCTCCCGGACGCGTTCCTCCTGCCCCGCGGGAGCGGCCCGCGCGACCTGGCTTACGCGGTCCACACGGACATCGGGGACGGGTACCTCCACGCGGTGAACGCCCGCACGGACCGCCGGATCGGCGAGGACTACGAACTGGCGGAGGGCGACGTGATCAAGGTCGTCTCGACGGCGAACTGA
- a CDS encoding DUF5800 family protein: protein MTALSFDETGVDVAYEGTEFRLEKELVEEATGKPYVDVTDHEVLKLIEEGPSLSGEPRRIGDIL from the coding sequence ATGACCGCACTTTCGTTCGACGAGACCGGGGTCGACGTCGCCTACGAGGGGACCGAGTTCAGGCTCGAAAAGGAACTCGTCGAGGAGGCGACCGGGAAGCCCTACGTGGACGTGACCGACCACGAGGTGTTGAAGCTGATCGAGGAGGGGCCGTCCCTCTCCGGGGAACCGCGCCGCATCGGGGACATCCTGTAG
- a CDS encoding ribonuclease H-like domain-containing protein, with protein sequence MRIENSFIPVRGVGTATERRLWESGVTEWDEFGGASVRGVGATTAGRIESFIDEAAERLDDGDARFFDAAFPSGERWRLYENFRESACFFDIETTGLSQDRDRVTTVTFHGAGGTTTLVRGRDLTREAVRDRLDDADLLVSFNGKRFDAPFLEASFDLDVDTPHLDLMYPCRALELTGGLKPVERELGVAREGPDVTGRDAVRLWYEYEDGDESALETLVSYNRDDTVNLRTIADEVTSRLHRETFPSVDG encoded by the coding sequence ATGCGAATCGAAAACAGCTTCATACCGGTTCGAGGGGTCGGAACGGCGACCGAGCGGCGCCTGTGGGAGAGCGGCGTCACCGAGTGGGACGAGTTCGGCGGTGCTTCCGTCCGGGGAGTCGGGGCCACCACCGCGGGTCGCATCGAGTCGTTCATCGACGAGGCGGCCGAGCGGCTGGACGACGGCGACGCCCGGTTCTTCGACGCCGCCTTCCCGAGCGGCGAGCGCTGGCGGCTCTACGAGAACTTCCGGGAGTCGGCCTGCTTCTTCGACATCGAGACGACGGGGCTCTCCCAGGACCGGGACCGGGTCACGACGGTCACGTTCCACGGCGCCGGCGGGACGACGACGCTCGTCCGCGGGCGCGACCTGACGCGCGAGGCCGTCCGCGACAGGCTGGACGACGCGGACCTGCTCGTCTCGTTCAACGGCAAACGGTTCGACGCGCCGTTCCTCGAGGCGTCGTTCGACCTCGACGTGGACACGCCCCACCTCGATCTCATGTACCCGTGCCGGGCGCTCGAACTCACGGGCGGGCTCAAGCCCGTCGAGCGGGAACTCGGCGTGGCCCGCGAGGGGCCGGACGTCACCGGCCGGGACGCCGTCAGGCTCTGGTACGAGTACGAGGACGGCGACGAGTCGGCCCTGGAGACGCTCGTCTCGTACAACCGCGACGACACCGTGAACCTCCGGACGATCGCGGACGAGGTGACGAGCCGTCTCCACCGCGAGACGTTCCCGTCGGTCGACGGCTGA
- the katG gene encoding catalase/peroxidase HPI, with translation MTDDEPRRGNHDWWPNRLNLTVLDQNARRSDPMGEEFDYAEEFEKLDLDAVKADVEEAMTTSQEWWPADYGHYGPLFIRMAWHSAGTYRTSDGRGGASGGTQRFAPLNSWPDNANLDKARRLLWPVKRKYGDKLSWADLIVLAGNVALESMGFETFGFAGGREDEFEPDEAVDWGPETEWEASERFDDGDELEEPLAATVMGLIYVNPEGPDGEPDPEGSAERIRESFGRMAMNDEETAALIAGGHTFGKVHGAADPDEHVGPEPEAAPIDQQGLGWESSHGSGKGSDAITSGIEGPWNATPTQWDMGYLDNLLDYEWEPERGPGGAWQWTTKDGVLHGTAPGAEDPSEKEDVMMLTTDVALKRDPDYREIVERFRENPNEFREAFAKAWYKLIHRDMGPPERFLGPEVPDVEMLWQDPVPDADYELIGDEAIAELKAEILASDLSVSQLVRTAWASASTYRDSDKRGGANGGRIRLEPQKSWEVNDPEELETVLSTLEGIREEFNGSRSDGTRVSMADLIVLGGSAAVEKAAADAGYDVSVPFEPGRTDASQARTDVESFEALEPEADGFRNYLGDGHDRSAEELLVDKADLLDLTADEMTALVGGMRALGANYRGSELGVFTDRPGTLTNDFFVNLLDMDYEWEAVSDSEGEDIVEWEAPSDAHDVYELRDRETDELEWAGTRVDLVFGSNARLRAIAEVYGSGDAEERFVRDFVDTWSKVMELDRFDLE, from the coding sequence ATGACCGACGACGAACCCCGACGCGGCAACCATGACTGGTGGCCGAACCGACTGAACCTGACGGTCCTCGACCAGAACGCTCGCCGGAGCGACCCGATGGGCGAGGAGTTCGACTACGCCGAGGAGTTCGAGAAACTCGACCTCGACGCCGTGAAGGCGGACGTCGAGGAGGCGATGACGACGTCCCAGGAGTGGTGGCCGGCCGACTACGGCCACTACGGGCCGCTCTTCATTCGGATGGCGTGGCACAGTGCCGGCACGTACCGCACCAGCGACGGCCGCGGGGGTGCCTCCGGCGGTACGCAGCGCTTCGCGCCCCTCAACAGTTGGCCCGACAACGCGAACCTCGACAAGGCTCGTCGGCTGCTCTGGCCGGTGAAGCGGAAGTACGGCGACAAGCTCTCGTGGGCCGACCTGATCGTCCTGGCCGGGAACGTCGCCCTCGAGTCGATGGGATTCGAGACGTTCGGCTTCGCCGGCGGGCGCGAGGACGAGTTCGAGCCCGACGAGGCCGTCGACTGGGGGCCCGAGACCGAGTGGGAAGCGTCCGAGCGCTTCGACGACGGGGACGAACTCGAGGAGCCCCTCGCCGCCACCGTGATGGGTCTCATCTACGTGAACCCGGAGGGACCGGACGGCGAGCCGGACCCGGAGGGATCGGCGGAACGGATTCGGGAGTCGTTCGGTCGGATGGCCATGAACGACGAGGAGACGGCCGCGCTCATCGCCGGCGGACACACCTTCGGGAAGGTCCACGGCGCCGCCGACCCCGACGAGCACGTCGGCCCCGAACCCGAGGCGGCCCCCATCGACCAACAGGGCCTCGGCTGGGAGAGCAGCCACGGCTCCGGGAAGGGGTCCGACGCGATCACGAGCGGGATAGAGGGACCGTGGAACGCCACGCCGACCCAGTGGGACATGGGGTATCTCGACAACCTGCTCGACTACGAGTGGGAACCCGAGAGGGGTCCCGGCGGTGCGTGGCAGTGGACCACGAAGGACGGCGTGCTCCACGGGACGGCACCGGGCGCCGAGGACCCGTCGGAGAAGGAAGACGTGATGATGCTGACGACGGACGTCGCCCTGAAGCGGGATCCGGACTATCGGGAGATCGTCGAGCGCTTCCGGGAGAACCCGAACGAGTTCCGAGAGGCCTTCGCGAAGGCGTGGTACAAGCTCATCCACCGCGACATGGGCCCGCCGGAACGGTTCCTCGGCCCGGAGGTTCCCGACGTGGAGATGCTGTGGCAGGACCCCGTCCCCGACGCCGACTACGAACTGATCGGGGACGAAGCGATCGCGGAACTGAAAGCGGAGATCCTCGCGTCGGACCTGTCCGTCTCCCAGCTGGTCAGGACCGCCTGGGCGTCGGCGTCGACGTACCGGGACAGCGACAAGCGCGGCGGCGCGAACGGGGGCCGCATCCGCCTCGAACCGCAGAAGAGCTGGGAGGTGAACGATCCCGAGGAGCTAGAGACGGTGCTCTCGACCCTGGAGGGGATCCGGGAGGAGTTCAACGGCTCGCGGTCCGACGGGACGCGGGTCTCGATGGCCGACCTGATCGTTCTTGGCGGCTCCGCGGCCGTCGAGAAGGCCGCTGCGGACGCCGGGTACGACGTGTCGGTTCCGTTCGAACCGGGCCGCACCGACGCCTCGCAGGCGCGGACCGACGTCGAGTCCTTCGAGGCGCTCGAGCCGGAGGCCGACGGGTTCCGCAACTACCTCGGGGACGGGCACGACCGTTCGGCGGAGGAGCTACTGGTCGACAAGGCCGACCTCCTCGATCTGACGGCCGACGAGATGACGGCTCTGGTCGGCGGCATGCGCGCGCTGGGTGCGAACTACCGGGGGTCCGAGCTCGGCGTCTTCACCGACCGGCCGGGGACCCTGACCAACGACTTCTTCGTGAACCTGCTCGACATGGACTACGAGTGGGAAGCGGTCTCGGACTCGGAAGGCGAGGACATCGTGGAGTGGGAAGCGCCCTCGGACGCCCACGACGTCTACGAGCTGCGCGACCGTGAGACGGACGAACTCGAGTGGGCGGGCACCCGCGTGGACCTCGTCTTCGGGTCGAACGCCCGGCTTCGGGCCATCGCGGAGGTATACGGGTCCGGCGACGCCGAGGAGCGATTCGTGCGTGACTTCGTGGACACGTGGAGCAAAGTGATGGAGCTCGACCGTTTCGACCTCGAGTGA